CCAGCTCAGGGACTATGATGATTTCAAGAAATCCGGTAATAATTTTCTCCGGTACAAAGTGAAATACAAAAACTTTAATTAATATTTTCTAAAAATCCATTATGGGTAATTTTACACTACATTGTGTTGGCTGTGGTCCTGGTGATCCCGATTTACTAACTTTGAAAGCAATCAATATCATAAAAAATGCTGATGTGATTTATACCCCAACCGCGAGAGAGAACAAACCCAGTGTTGCATTGTCAATAGTCGAAAAATTCCTAGTCAAAGAAACTGAAATTCGTCAATTAATATTTCCTATGGTAAAAGATTATGAGAAATTAAGAGAACATTGGAAGAGTAATGCCAAAGAAATAGCAGATGCGGTCAGAAATGGAAAAAAAGCTGTTTATTTAACCGTAGGTGATCCATCTCTTTACAGTACTTGGATATATATTCATAAAGAAATGTGTAAGACACATAAGGACATTGAGATAGAGATAGTACCAGGAATAACATCCATTTTCTCGTTTTCTGCAGAAATTAAAACTCCAATAGGAGAAGGAGAGGAGATAATAGGAATAATCCCAGCATGCTATAACCTGGACAGATTAAAGATAGCAGCAGAATGCTGCGATACACTTGTTTTTTTAAAGGACGGTCGATATTTTAATAATGTAATAGACATACTAATGGAATCAAGTTTTCCAGAGGATTCGGATATTTTTATTGCTGAAGATGTCTCCACCGATAATGAAACATTACAAAAAAGGAAGCTTGTTGACGTGGCAAAAAACAAAAATGAAAACAATGATAAGTACTTTTCAATAATGATAGCCAAAAAGAAAAAATGATCCAAAAGAATACAGTTTATTTTGTAGGTTCAGGACCCGGAGACCCTGAATTAATTACAATAAAAGCAAAGAACCTTTTAGAAAACGCTGATGTAATAATATATTCAGGATCGTTATTAAATCCTGAATTACTGAGGTATGCTAAAAGAGATGCTCAATTATACGATGCAGCGAAATTAGACAGATTAGAAATATATGAAATTCTAAAGGATTCTACAAGAAAGGGCAAGTTGGCGATTAGGTTTCATGATGGAGACCCAGCTATTTTTAGTACTATAAGAGAACAAATAGACAGATTAGAGAAAGATGAAATTGAATGTAGTGTTATTCCTGGAATTACTTCACTTCTTGGTGCAGCAGCATCGATGAATCTAGAATTAACTTTGCCTGGCATTACTCAAACAATAATCATAACTCGCGCAGAATTCAGAACACCTGTTCCAGACAGAGAGCGAATTTCAGAATTGTCAAAACATGGATCGACCATGGCATTTTATTTAAGCGTGCATTTACTTGAAAGGGTTATTGAAGAATTATTGAAGGGCGGAGTTTATACTAACGATACACCAGTTGCAATAATATTCAAAGCAACATGGAAAGATCAAAAAATACTGAAGGGCACTCTTGGTACCATTACAAAGAAAGTCAAAGAAGAAAGGATTGTAAAAACTGCATTAATAGTGGTTGGAGATGTGATAGCACCAAAAAAATATGAATTTTCCAAAGTTTATGATTCACAGTTTACCCATGGATATAGAAAAAGTAAAGAGAGTAGTTCTAGCTCTTAATTGAGAGGGATACGCTGTAATTCTTTTTGATTTACAGTCGCCCAAGCTCCCATACCTCGTCCCTCAGGTCCATTGAAATCTATAATTTGACTCAATATGATTTCTGTAGGAGCCATTGGAGGCCATAACATTGCAATATAATCGCCCTCATTACCTGGTTTATTCATATCAGCCAAAATTAATTTTTCTGTTTTCAAACCAGTATCACCAAGTCTTGATTTAACAGTTTCAAATAATTGCTTTTGACCATGAACTATCACATAAACATTTTTTTCGGTATCAATATTAGACATACTAAACCTAATACTGAGTATTTATAAAATGATTACTAATCATCACCATTTCGTATTAAAAATCCCCGTCGGTACATTTTCATTATCATTTCTACCATCAAATCAACAATATATGTAATTGAAAAATTAATCGTTTTGAAGAATTTATTACGAATTTCATGAGAAAAGATTAGGATCCATTGATACAATTATTCAGGATTTTCATTTATCATTGATTATTCTTTTCTCAAAATATTAATGGTAAAAAAATAGTGGAAAATCAGAATAATTTGTAAATTTTGTATAGATTCACATAACTCGTTCGGAAAATACACTTATAGAAAAGAATGTTTAAATATATTCAAAATTCGTAAATACGAATTAAAAAACATTTAATACCATCCTTGATTAACTTAGATGCAACATGACATTACCAAAGGGATTTGGTTCACAAACTAATACTAAAAAGAACAGAACATTTGATGAATGGTGGGCAACCGTACCCGGAGATTTGAAAACAAAAGCTCGCAAGGGCGATGAAGCCAACAAGGTTTTATTGAATCAGGTAAATTATGTATTACTTCATCTTCATCTTCAGGGTAAACATGATACAAAACCATCACATGAAGAATTGAAAGACTGGCTTCATAGTGGTCAAGTAGACGTAATGCGTCAAATTAAAAAATAATATTTTTTTTTAAAGTAATATTTTTTTATTATATATTCAATATAACATAAAAATAACAAAAATAAAATATATATAAATATACTATTAGATAAAAAGTATTCGAGTTTTGAAGAGAGGTAGTCACATAGCAATTTTCGATACTTTTAAAACTCATCAAGCAAAATCAACTAGAGAATCCAAGAGACAAAGAGGAATAATAGCACATATAGCATTAGAAAAGAACCCTAGTGGAAAAACTAGGACTGCAATTGCTCATATTTTGGCCAAGAAATATGGCGTAGCCTGGCAAAATATTTACTCGGCTATTTTTAAAGATCTTGACGAGGTATTGATACCCGCAAACGTAGTAAAAGAGGGTGGCAGGTTGCCAATAAAAAGGGGTCCAAAAGCCCTTCAAATTGAAGGAATACCGTATTACGAGCTTACTAATACAGGCCTTATAATAGCATCAACCATTGAGGAAACAGGCGACATTAGATTGCGAATGAAGCTGCTTGAGATTTATCTTTTAAATTCAAATGCGAATAATGCAAGTATTAATGAAAATAATAGTGTAATAAATGACGGAATTTTATTACTGTCACGCTATGCCCCGACCTTTATTTTGAAAATAATAAACGAGTACATTGTGGCATATAATCGTGGAGAAATAGAAAGACTAGATAAGCTTGACATTGAAAATCTTAAGAAGGTAATATCCAATCAAATAACGATTGAAAAAGAACTGGTGGATGCTTGCATGGTGTTATCTAATGACAAGAAGGAAGTATTAAAGAACTTTATAGAAAAGATTAGTTAATGAACAGCATTTTGATGCTATTTTAGGTAATGAACCGGTATTATTTTCAGATCAAATGCCAATTCGGTATGAAAGAATATTGATTTGGCCTCATATAATAAGACATTTAGATCTTTATATCTACTACTAAAGTGGGTCAGACATAATCTACGTACAGAAGCCATCTTAGCTAGAGTTGCAGTTTCGATGGCAGTAGAATGGTAGGACTCTATTGCCTTTGTAAGTTCATTGGATGAGAATGTTGATTCGAAGATCAGTAAATCACAATTTCTAAAAAAATCGCACAGACTGTCAGATGGACGCGTGTCTCCAGAAATACCAATTTTCCTACCAGGTCTTGTAGGACCAACTATATCATGAGAATAAAATAATTTATCATCATAAATAACATCTACACCTTTTTGAAGTGAGCCATATAATTCTCCTTCGGGAATACCTAATTCTTTTGCTCGTCCTACGTTGAATTTTCCGGGTCTATCATTTTCAAGCAAACAATATGCATATGAACAAATATTAGGACCATGTTCGGATTTACAGTATAATATCTTATAGTCCTTCTCCTCTACAATAGTTCCTTGAGAATTAGGAATTACATGAATGTCTAGTTGAAAAGTTAATTTAATCGGGAGCAATTTCATGTTCTCAACTAAGAAATCATACAGTAGTTCTGGACCAAAAATATCAACCCCAGCCTTTCTACCCTGTAGTGATAGTGTTTGTAGAAAACCCAATATGCCTAAGATATGATCAGAGTGCATATGAGTAATGAATATCATAGTTTTCCTATTAAACCCCAATCCAGTACGAATAAAATTATATTGCATCCCCTCTCCAGCGTCAAAAATCAACAAAGTTCCATTTCTATTTACTACAAGAGAAGAAAGTGACCTGTCTTCTGCAGGCATCGCTGCAGATGTTCCAAGAAAAATAACTTCGAGATTCACCATATAATGTTCAACTACGTGATAAAATGGAAGACAAGGTTCTTGCAATCTCGCTACTCAAATCAACCTTTGAACAGGATCTTGGGATACTATTGGTAGAAACAATCTCATTTATCCCAGAACTCTTTAACAAAGTTATGGATTTTTCATCCGACAGAGCATGAACGCACATAACAAAGACTTTGCCGCAACCATTATTTTTTAATATATCCACGGCCCTTAGTATAGTTCCTCCACTAGATACCATATCATCAAGAATCACAATATCTCGATTCTTAATTGTAATATCTAGTTTTTCATCCATGGTAATATTTCCAGTGAATCTATCTCTATTTTTTCTTAACCCAAGGAAAGAAGCATTCATAATTCCAGCAAACTCTTTTGCTCTAGGAACTCCGCCAAGGTCTGGTGACACAATAATAGGTTCTGTTAAACTAAAATTGTTAATGGCATATTTTGCCAGTAATGGCATAGAAGAAATATTAGAAATGTCACAATTGAAATAAGATAATGCCTTAGTACTGTGTATATCAACAGTTATCAGACTACGAGTTCCAAAATATTCAAAAAGTTTTGCTATCATTGACATAGTCACAAATTCGCCTTCCAGAAATACTCTATCCTGTCTGGCATAACCCATGTAAGGGATAACCGGAATAACTTCTGAAGCACCAAAGTCATTACAATATGACAGCATCATCAATGCCTGTAAAAAATGTGAATCTACTGGTGGATAAGTAGATTGTACAACAATGCATTTTTTATCAAGTAAATTCGCATTAATTCTTATTTTACTTTCGCCATCAGAAAAAGTGCGTAATTCGACTTCGACAGCATCAACATTTAAACACGAAGCAATGGAACTCCCCAATTCAATTGAAGAAGGTCCCGGCAATACGACTACATCTTTCATGACATGATTGAAATGATATGAGAATCTTAAAAATGTTGAACTATGAATAATATCCTATATTAAGTATGTACGAATTTCAAAAATATATCAAATGGATTGATGTAACTGATATGTATATCCGATTTGAGATCAATGTTCACAAGAATACATTGTAGAAAAACATGATAAAGAATTAGGCAGGATCGCTAGAACATCATCCATAGGAAGATGGTTGAAATTATTTACCACTTTGCTATGAACATAAAGAGATCAATTGGATGTGATCATGTAACAGCATAGAATCATATTGTGCAATTAACGGAATTACTATTGCTTAATGATTAACAAGACCTCAGAATCAATTTTATCCAACTGTTCTCTAATAGCTTGAATTACTTGTTCGTTCGCGTTTAGACTTGAAAAATCCAATAGTTGAAATCCATCAACCAATTGAACATTTGGAGATAGATCAGAATTTGAAGAAAATTTGGAGATAATTGATGGGAGATCTGCAGACATTTTGGTTGAAAAGCCATGTATCAATTTGCCATTATCCAATGAGAGGCGTACTCTCCCAAATTTATCTAATACCAATATGGATTGCATTCTTGTTTTAAAGAATAATTTTTTTTTCTGATATGAATTCGTAAAAATATAATAATTTCCTAGCGTATGTTCCAAAGTAATATCCCCATCATTATGAAACAAGGTTTTTGCAATCTCTACTACTTCCTCTTGTTTTAACTCTCTAGAACCGACATTATTCAAGTCTAGAGTAACATTACCGATAACAGTGACTCTCAAAATTGAACGATCGCTTATATATTCTGATTGAACGGATAGTGAATTAGGAGATGCATTTTTTCTTATAGCTACATCTTTAATCTCCGTTATTAATTGAGTAACATCTTCAGGAGTGGGATTATTAATGGTTTTCTCTTTCTCTTCATAAATCATTCCTGTGGCTACACCTATAGATGAAATGACATCGGCGTAATCTGCTTTTTTGTATTCAAAACCTAGTTCCTTAGCAACAAGTGGTACCAAAACCGAAGCGCCTCCTCCTCCTCCAATAACCACTATTCTATTCTTTGATAATTTGTACTCTTTTACCATTGGAATTATATAATCCGATATCTTTGAAACAGAAATATCCAAAACTTGTCTAGCAATTTGCTCAGGCGGCATTCCCATATATGTGGCCAACTTCGTAAATGCAATCCTAGCTGAATCCGCATTTCCATATGCATTATCATTTTTTGGGATGAGACCTAATGCATTTGCAGCACATGTGTTGGTGACCCCGTATGATTTTCCCCCAGGAACTTTGATACTAATATAGTCACTTGGATCATTATTCAATGGACTAATAGGTACAATTTCACCCTTTATCAATTCATCAGGATCGGCAAAACAAGAATATTCTAATCCTGCAATGTGTGAGGATCGAGGACCAACATCAATAATTCTTCTCTTTGATGAAAGTCTCAATAAAGACCCCCCAGCAACACCACAAATTCTTACATCAAGTGATCTTATACAAGTTGGATGTTCCATTATGTTCACATAACGCATTTCGGGCTTTCCATCCTTAATTATACTAATGTTAGTTGAAGTACCACCAACTTCAATAAATATACCTTCTAAAACCTGCAAAAAGAGCAATGCGCCTACAACACTTGCAGCTGGGCCTGAAAGCACCGTTATTATGGGCTTGTGCAAAAAAGAATCCAACGTGGTTACACCCCCATCACCTTTCATTATCATTACTGGTACATCTATACCTAAGTTATTGACTGCAGATTTAACGTAATTTGCGGTACTTGTGGCTTTTGGAAGAATGCTAGCATTAATTGTTGCTGTCAAAGTTCTGATCTCTAATCCATAAATTCCAGTTAATTCATGGCCGGCAGTACAAGGAAGTTTAGAATGTTTCATTACAAATAATTCGTTACTTGGATCATCAACTCCGAAAGCTTCACTTACAACTATGGATTGAGCTCCCTCTGAAACCAAATTCTCTATGGATTTTTTGATCCCAGGCTCCTCTAAATACTTGGAAGTATCTAAAAAGGTATAACAGGTTCTGAGAAATTTATTGGAATTTAGTGATATATCTTTAATATGAGTTCTTTTCATGACATTCGTTTTTTCCATTCCTACCCCCATTCCAATAATGCCAACTTTTGATACGTCTCCCTCAAGAAAGGCATTGACAGCTTGGGTAGTACTATGAGAAATTAACTCTATTTCTTTATAGTCTATGCTGCACATCTCTATTAATGTGGATAAGGCGTCAACTATGCCTACAGAAACACCCCCTTCTAAAGAATGTGTGGTTGAAACAGATTTTTTTCCTAGTATTCTTTTTTCAATTACATCAATAGCTACGGCTTTGGTAAAGGTGCCCCCTACATCTATTCCGATCCTAATTTTTTTCATCCTTTTGCTCACTCGCTTCCATAAGAACCAGAAAAACGTTTGTTTCATGCATTACAAGTAATTTAAATGCTACCATATCGAAGAGTTACATTTGTAGCGAGACATCAAATATTATTTCTTTGATTCCCATGTATCTAAGAATTGACTGAAAGTTTTTTTTATCTGCAGAAACAAGAATTTCGAGCTTGCCTTTGCTATTCTTGTTCTTATCCAAATCTCCAGTATATTTGAGATAACTCTTCACATCTTTTGCAACTTCAGCTGAAGAATTGATGAACTTTATCGATGGCAAAATATCTTCAATATAATTTTTAACGAATGGCAAATGGGTGCTACCCAACGCAATAACATCAATTGTGTCATCAATATTTGATTCAATTATTTCTCGAATTTTATCAGAGGTAAATTTCTGATCAAATAAAAATGATCCACTTTCAACTAGATTAATAATCTCTGAAGAATCAACCTTATCCACAAAAATCTGTTGAGGTATTTCTTTTTTTATCAAGTAATTGAACTCTTTGCTATCAAGTGTACCTTTTGATGCCATTATTGCTATGTGCTTTTTCCTACTCAAGCTTATTGTCTTATCAAGTGGTAGTTTTGTTGAAATGATAGCTGTCGAAAAATTGTTCTTAATTTCATCATAAATTTGAACGGATGGTGTATTTGATGCCATTACGATTAGTTTTGGCTGATATTTCTCCAAAAAATTAAT
This Candidatus Nitrosocosmicus oleophilus DNA region includes the following protein-coding sequences:
- a CDS encoding ribonuclease Z; this encodes MQEPCLPFYHVVEHYMVNLEVIFLGTSAAMPAEDRSLSSLVVNRNGTLLIFDAGEGMQYNFIRTGLGFNRKTMIFITHMHSDHILGILGFLQTLSLQGRKAGVDIFGPELLYDFLVENMKLLPIKLTFQLDIHVIPNSQGTIVEEKDYKILYCKSEHGPNICSYAYCLLENDRPGKFNVGRAKELGIPEGELYGSLQKGVDVIYDDKLFYSHDIVGPTRPGRKIGISGDTRPSDSLCDFFRNCDLLIFESTFSSNELTKAIESYHSTAIETATLAKMASVRRLCLTHFSSRYKDLNVLLYEAKSIFFHTELAFDLKIIPVHYLK
- a CDS encoding hydantoinase/oxoprolinase family protein produces the protein MKKIRIGIDVGGTFTKAVAIDVIEKRILGKKSVSTTHSLEGGVSVGIVDALSTLIEMCSIDYKEIELISHSTTQAVNAFLEGDVSKVGIIGMGVGMEKTNVMKRTHIKDISLNSNKFLRTCYTFLDTSKYLEEPGIKKSIENLVSEGAQSIVVSEAFGVDDPSNELFVMKHSKLPCTAGHELTGIYGLEIRTLTATINASILPKATSTANYVKSAVNNLGIDVPVMIMKGDGGVTTLDSFLHKPIITVLSGPAASVVGALLFLQVLEGIFIEVGGTSTNISIIKDGKPEMRYVNIMEHPTCIRSLDVRICGVAGGSLLRLSSKRRIIDVGPRSSHIAGLEYSCFADPDELIKGEIVPISPLNNDPSDYISIKVPGGKSYGVTNTCAANALGLIPKNDNAYGNADSARIAFTKLATYMGMPPEQIARQVLDISVSKISDYIIPMVKEYKLSKNRIVVIGGGGGASVLVPLVAKELGFEYKKADYADVISSIGVATGMIYEEKEKTINNPTPEDVTQLITEIKDVAIRKNASPNSLSVQSEYISDRSILRVTVIGNVTLDLNNVGSRELKQEEVVEIAKTLFHNDGDITLEHTLGNYYIFTNSYQKKKLFFKTRMQSILVLDKFGRVRLSLDNGKLIHGFSTKMSADLPSIISKFSSNSDLSPNVQLVDGFQLLDFSSLNANEQVIQAIREQLDKIDSEVLLIIKQ
- the murI gene encoding glutamate racemase; the protein is MLYRPIAVFDSGLGSLSVVRELRKIVPSENILYFADKKNFPYGNKTKSELKSIMLKSINFLEKYQPKLIVMASNTPSVQIYDEIKNNFSTAIISTKLPLDKTISLSRKKHIAIMASKGTLDSKEFNYLIKKEIPQQIFVDKVDSSEIINLVESGSFLFDQKFTSDKIREIIESNIDDTIDVIALGSTHLPFVKNYIEDILPSIKFINSSAEVAKDVKSYLKYTGDLDKNKNSKGKLEILVSADKKNFQSILRYMGIKEIIFDVSLQM
- the cobI gene encoding precorrin-2 C(20)-methyltransferase; protein product: MGNFTLHCVGCGPGDPDLLTLKAINIIKNADVIYTPTARENKPSVALSIVEKFLVKETEIRQLIFPMVKDYEKLREHWKSNAKEIADAVRNGKKAVYLTVGDPSLYSTWIYIHKEMCKTHKDIEIEIVPGITSIFSFSAEIKTPIGEGEEIIGIIPACYNLDRLKIAAECCDTLVFLKDGRYFNNVIDILMESSFPEDSDIFIAEDVSTDNETLQKRKLVDVAKNKNENNDKYFSIMIAKKKK
- the cobM gene encoding precorrin-4 C(11)-methyltransferase, producing MIQKNTVYFVGSGPGDPELITIKAKNLLENADVIIYSGSLLNPELLRYAKRDAQLYDAAKLDRLEIYEILKDSTRKGKLAIRFHDGDPAIFSTIREQIDRLEKDEIECSVIPGITSLLGAAASMNLELTLPGITQTIIITRAEFRTPVPDRERISELSKHGSTMAFYLSVHLLERVIEELLKGGVYTNDTPVAIIFKATWKDQKILKGTLGTITKKVKEERIVKTALIVVGDVIAPKKYEFSKVYDSQFTHGYRKSKESSSSS
- a CDS encoding ribose-phosphate diphosphokinase, translated to MPGPSSIELGSSIASCLNVDAVEVELRTFSDGESKIRINANLLDKKCIVVQSTYPPVDSHFLQALMMLSYCNDFGASEVIPVIPYMGYARQDRVFLEGEFVTMSMIAKLFEYFGTRSLITVDIHSTKALSYFNCDISNISSMPLLAKYAINNFSLTEPIIVSPDLGGVPRAKEFAGIMNASFLGLRKNRDRFTGNITMDEKLDITIKNRDIVILDDMVSSGGTILRAVDILKNNGCGKVFVMCVHALSDEKSITLLKSSGINEIVSTNSIPRSCSKVDLSSEIARTLSSILSRS